GCTGTACTTACCCTTGAAATACTTGAAAAGATAGGAAGAGATTGGCAAAGAAGAAGGGAAATGGAACCAGACAGAATATGGATAGACGACGAACATAGACAAAGACTTTGGTATGAGAATGACCTCAAACTTCCGGAGGTAAAGGGCTAATGCTCTATGCGGCCTTTATTCTATTTTCCGTATGGGCCATAGTTTCGGGAATAGGTGTTGTAATCCTTCCTAACCCCATCCACGTTATCCTTGCCTTACTTTCAGCTCTAATAGCCATAGCAGGCCTTTTCTTCACGGCAGGTGCAGAGCTAGTAGGTGCCTTGCAGCTTCTTATATACGCGGTGGCTGTTACAGTCTTCTATGTCTTTGTGCTTACAGCTGTTCCATGGGAGAAGGTTCTCAAGAAAGACAGCCACTATCGA
The DNA window shown above is from Thermocrinis minervae and carries:
- a CDS encoding NADH-quinone oxidoreductase subunit J family protein, coding for MLYAAFILFSVWAIVSGIGVVILPNPIHVILALLSALIAIAGLFFTAGAELVGALQLLIYAVAVTVFYVFVLTAVPWEKVLKKDSHYRVEALLSFPFLLVFYLEIILVFLVGVGVSPKGEIKGLLEELGNLRAVGVILFSKYFLAFELVSLILLVAIIGAVAIGRKEARTYEDDTP